From a single Pongo pygmaeus isolate AG05252 chromosome 12, NHGRI_mPonPyg2-v2.0_pri, whole genome shotgun sequence genomic region:
- the EIF2B4 gene encoding translation initiation factor eIF2B subunit delta isoform X5, whose product MAAVAVAVREDSGSGMKAELPPRPGAVGREMTKEEKLQLRKEKKQQKKKRKEEKGAEPETGSAVSAAQCQVGPTRELPESGIQLGTPGEKVPAGRSKAELRAERRAKQEAERALKQAKKGEQGGPPPKASPSTAGETPSGVKRLPEYPQVDDLLLRRLVKKPERQQVPTRKDYGSKVSLFSHLPQYSRQNSLTQFMSIPSSVIHPAMVRLGLQYSQGLVSGSNARCIALLRALQQVIQDYTTPPNEELSRDLVNKLKPYMSFLTQCRPLSASMHNAIKFLNKEITSVGSSKREEEAKSELRAAIDRSSLVSRILQEAWTEGRRFRVVVVDSRPWLEGRHTLRSLVHAGVPASYLLIPAASYVLPEVSKVLLGAHALLANGSVMSRVGTAQLALVARAHNVPVLVCCETYKFCERVQTDAFVSNELDDPDDLQCKRGEHVALANWQNHASLRLLNLVYDVTPPELVDLVITELGMIPCSSVPVVLRVKSSDQ is encoded by the exons ATGGCTGCTGTGGCCGTAGCTGTTCGCGAGG ACTCGGGATCCGGGATGAAGGCGGAGCTTCCCCCTAGGCCTGGG GCAGTGGGGAGGGAAATGACCAAAGAAGAAAAGCTGCAGCTTcggaaggaaaagaaacagcagaAGAAGAAAcggaaggaagaaaagggggcAGAACCAGAAACTGGCTCTGCTGTGTCTGCAGCCCAATGTCAAG tAGGCCCAACCAGAGAACTGCCAGAATCGGGCATTCAGTTGGGCACTCCTGGGGAGAAAGTTCCAGCTGGTCGGAGTAAGGCCGAACTTCGGGCTGAGCGTCGAGCAAAGCAGGAGGCTGAGCGGGCCCTGAAACAGGCAAAAAAAGGGGAACAAGGAGGACCACCTCCTAAGGCCAGCCCCAGCACAGCTGGAGAAACCCCCTCAG GAGTGAAGCGTCTCCCTGAGTACCCTCAGGTTGATGACCTACTTCTGAGAAGGCTTGTTAAAAAACCAGAGCGTCAACAG GTTCCTACACGAAAGGATTATGGATCCAAAGTCAGTCTCTTCTCTCACCTACCCCAGTACAGCAGACAAAACTCTCTGACCCAGTTTATGAG CATCCCATCCTCTGTGATCCACCCAGCCATGGTGCGACTCGGCCTGCAGTACTCCCAGGGCCTGGTCAGTGGCTCCAATGCCCGGTGTATTGCCCTGCTTCGTGCCTTGCAGCAG GTGATTCAGGATTACACAACACCGCCCAATGAAGAACTCTCCAGGGATCTAGTGAATAAACTAAAACCCTACATGAG CTTCCTGACTCAGTGCCGTCCCCTGTCAGCGAGCATGCACAACGCCATCAAGTTCCTTAACAAGGAAATCACCAGTGTGGGCAGTTCCAAGCGGGAAGAGGAG GCCAAGTCAGAACTTCGAGCAGCCATTGATCG CTCATCTCTGGTATCACGAATTCTTCAGGAGGCTTGGACAGAGGGCCGGCGGTTTCGGGTGGTAGTGGTGGACAGCCGGCCATGGCTGGAAGGAAGGCACACACTACGTTCTCTAGTCCATGCTGGTGTCCCAGCCTCCTACCTGCTGATTCCTGCAGCCTCCTATGTGCTCCCAGAG GTTTCCAAGGTGCTATTGGGAGCTCATGCACTCTTGGCCAACGGGTCTGTGATGTCACGGGTAGGGACAGCACAGTTAGCCCTGGTGGCTCGAGCCCATAACGTACCAGTGCTGGTTTGCTGTGAAACATACAAGTTCTGTGAGCGTGTGCAGACTGATGCCTTTGTCTCTAATGAGCTAG ATGACCCTGATGATCTGCAGTGTAAGCGGGGAGAACATGTCGCGCTGGCTAACTGGCAGAACCACGCATCCCTACGGTTGTTGAATCTAGTCTATGATGTGACTCCCCCAGAGCTTGTGGATCTGGTGATCACGGAGCTGGGGATGATCCCTTGCAGTTCTGTACCTGTTGTTCTACGAGTCAAGAGCAGTGACCAGTGA
- the EIF2B4 gene encoding translation initiation factor eIF2B subunit delta isoform X3 produces MAAVAVAVREDSGSGMKAELPPRPGAVGREMTKEEKLQLRKEKKQQKKKRKEEKGAEPETGSAVSAAQCQVGPTRELPESGIQLGTPGEKVPAGRSKAELRAERRAKQEAERALKQAKKGEQGGPPPKASPSTAGETPSGVKRLPEYPQVDDLLLRRLVKKPERQQVPTRKDYGSKVSLFSHLPQYSRQNSLTQFMSIPSSVIHPAMVRLGLQYSQGLVSGSNARCIALLRALQQVIQDYTTPPNEELSRDLVNKLKPYMSFLTQCRPLSASMHNAIKFLNKEITSVGSSKREEEAKSELRAAIDRYVQEKIVLAAQAISRFAYQKISNGDVILVYGCSSLVSRILQEAWTEGRRFRVVVVDSRPWLEGRHTLRSLVHAGVPASYLLIPAASYVLPEVSKVLLGAHALLANGSVMSRVGTAQLALVARAHNVPVLVCCETYKFCERVQTDAFVSNELDDPDDLQCKRGEHVALANWQNHASLRLLNLVYDVTPPELVDLVITELGMIPCSSVPVVLRVKSSDQ; encoded by the exons ATGGCTGCTGTGGCCGTAGCTGTTCGCGAGG ACTCGGGATCCGGGATGAAGGCGGAGCTTCCCCCTAGGCCTGGG GCAGTGGGGAGGGAAATGACCAAAGAAGAAAAGCTGCAGCTTcggaaggaaaagaaacagcagaAGAAGAAAcggaaggaagaaaagggggcAGAACCAGAAACTGGCTCTGCTGTGTCTGCAGCCCAATGTCAAG tAGGCCCAACCAGAGAACTGCCAGAATCGGGCATTCAGTTGGGCACTCCTGGGGAGAAAGTTCCAGCTGGTCGGAGTAAGGCCGAACTTCGGGCTGAGCGTCGAGCAAAGCAGGAGGCTGAGCGGGCCCTGAAACAGGCAAAAAAAGGGGAACAAGGAGGACCACCTCCTAAGGCCAGCCCCAGCACAGCTGGAGAAACCCCCTCAG GAGTGAAGCGTCTCCCTGAGTACCCTCAGGTTGATGACCTACTTCTGAGAAGGCTTGTTAAAAAACCAGAGCGTCAACAG GTTCCTACACGAAAGGATTATGGATCCAAAGTCAGTCTCTTCTCTCACCTACCCCAGTACAGCAGACAAAACTCTCTGACCCAGTTTATGAG CATCCCATCCTCTGTGATCCACCCAGCCATGGTGCGACTCGGCCTGCAGTACTCCCAGGGCCTGGTCAGTGGCTCCAATGCCCGGTGTATTGCCCTGCTTCGTGCCTTGCAGCAG GTGATTCAGGATTACACAACACCGCCCAATGAAGAACTCTCCAGGGATCTAGTGAATAAACTAAAACCCTACATGAG CTTCCTGACTCAGTGCCGTCCCCTGTCAGCGAGCATGCACAACGCCATCAAGTTCCTTAACAAGGAAATCACCAGTGTGGGCAGTTCCAAGCGGGAAGAGGAG GCCAAGTCAGAACTTCGAGCAGCCATTGATCGGTATGTGCAAGAGAAGATTGTGCTTGCAGCTCAGGCAATTTCACGCTTTGCTTACCAGAAGATCAGTAATGGAGATGTGATCCTGGTATATGGATG CTCATCTCTGGTATCACGAATTCTTCAGGAGGCTTGGACAGAGGGCCGGCGGTTTCGGGTGGTAGTGGTGGACAGCCGGCCATGGCTGGAAGGAAGGCACACACTACGTTCTCTAGTCCATGCTGGTGTCCCAGCCTCCTACCTGCTGATTCCTGCAGCCTCCTATGTGCTCCCAGAG GTTTCCAAGGTGCTATTGGGAGCTCATGCACTCTTGGCCAACGGGTCTGTGATGTCACGGGTAGGGACAGCACAGTTAGCCCTGGTGGCTCGAGCCCATAACGTACCAGTGCTGGTTTGCTGTGAAACATACAAGTTCTGTGAGCGTGTGCAGACTGATGCCTTTGTCTCTAATGAGCTAG ATGACCCTGATGATCTGCAGTGTAAGCGGGGAGAACATGTCGCGCTGGCTAACTGGCAGAACCACGCATCCCTACGGTTGTTGAATCTAGTCTATGATGTGACTCCCCCAGAGCTTGTGGATCTGGTGATCACGGAGCTGGGGATGATCCCTTGCAGTTCTGTACCTGTTGTTCTACGAGTCAAGAGCAGTGACCAGTGA
- the EIF2B4 gene encoding translation initiation factor eIF2B subunit delta isoform X4, whose amino-acid sequence MAAVAVAVREDSGSGMKAELPPRPGAVGREMTKEEKLQLRKEKKQQKKKRKEEKGAEPETGSAVSAAQCQGPTRELPESGIQLGTPGEKVPAGRSKAELRAERRAKQEAERALKQAKKGEQGGPPPKASPSTAGETPSGVKRLPEYPQVDDLLLRRLVKKPERQQVPTRKDYGSKVSLFSHLPQYSRQNSLTQFMSIPSSVIHPAMVRLGLQYSQGLVSGSNARCIALLRALQQVIQDYTTPPNEELSRDLVNKLKPYMSFLTQCRPLSASMHNAIKFLNKEITSVGSSKREEEAKSELRAAIDRYVQEKIVLAAQAISRFAYQKISNGDVILVYGCSSLVSRILQEAWTEGRRFRVVVVDSRPWLEGRHTLRSLVHAGVPASYLLIPAASYVLPEVSKVLLGAHALLANGSVMSRVGTAQLALVARAHNVPVLVCCETYKFCERVQTDAFVSNELDDPDDLQCKRGEHVALANWQNHASLRLLNLVYDVTPPELVDLVITELGMIPCSSVPVVLRVKSSDQ is encoded by the exons ATGGCTGCTGTGGCCGTAGCTGTTCGCGAGG ACTCGGGATCCGGGATGAAGGCGGAGCTTCCCCCTAGGCCTGGG GCAGTGGGGAGGGAAATGACCAAAGAAGAAAAGCTGCAGCTTcggaaggaaaagaaacagcagaAGAAGAAAcggaaggaagaaaagggggcAGAACCAGAAACTGGCTCTGCTGTGTCTGCAGCCCAATGTCAAG GCCCAACCAGAGAACTGCCAGAATCGGGCATTCAGTTGGGCACTCCTGGGGAGAAAGTTCCAGCTGGTCGGAGTAAGGCCGAACTTCGGGCTGAGCGTCGAGCAAAGCAGGAGGCTGAGCGGGCCCTGAAACAGGCAAAAAAAGGGGAACAAGGAGGACCACCTCCTAAGGCCAGCCCCAGCACAGCTGGAGAAACCCCCTCAG GAGTGAAGCGTCTCCCTGAGTACCCTCAGGTTGATGACCTACTTCTGAGAAGGCTTGTTAAAAAACCAGAGCGTCAACAG GTTCCTACACGAAAGGATTATGGATCCAAAGTCAGTCTCTTCTCTCACCTACCCCAGTACAGCAGACAAAACTCTCTGACCCAGTTTATGAG CATCCCATCCTCTGTGATCCACCCAGCCATGGTGCGACTCGGCCTGCAGTACTCCCAGGGCCTGGTCAGTGGCTCCAATGCCCGGTGTATTGCCCTGCTTCGTGCCTTGCAGCAG GTGATTCAGGATTACACAACACCGCCCAATGAAGAACTCTCCAGGGATCTAGTGAATAAACTAAAACCCTACATGAG CTTCCTGACTCAGTGCCGTCCCCTGTCAGCGAGCATGCACAACGCCATCAAGTTCCTTAACAAGGAAATCACCAGTGTGGGCAGTTCCAAGCGGGAAGAGGAG GCCAAGTCAGAACTTCGAGCAGCCATTGATCGGTATGTGCAAGAGAAGATTGTGCTTGCAGCTCAGGCAATTTCACGCTTTGCTTACCAGAAGATCAGTAATGGAGATGTGATCCTGGTATATGGATG CTCATCTCTGGTATCACGAATTCTTCAGGAGGCTTGGACAGAGGGCCGGCGGTTTCGGGTGGTAGTGGTGGACAGCCGGCCATGGCTGGAAGGAAGGCACACACTACGTTCTCTAGTCCATGCTGGTGTCCCAGCCTCCTACCTGCTGATTCCTGCAGCCTCCTATGTGCTCCCAGAG GTTTCCAAGGTGCTATTGGGAGCTCATGCACTCTTGGCCAACGGGTCTGTGATGTCACGGGTAGGGACAGCACAGTTAGCCCTGGTGGCTCGAGCCCATAACGTACCAGTGCTGGTTTGCTGTGAAACATACAAGTTCTGTGAGCGTGTGCAGACTGATGCCTTTGTCTCTAATGAGCTAG ATGACCCTGATGATCTGCAGTGTAAGCGGGGAGAACATGTCGCGCTGGCTAACTGGCAGAACCACGCATCCCTACGGTTGTTGAATCTAGTCTATGATGTGACTCCCCCAGAGCTTGTGGATCTGGTGATCACGGAGCTGGGGATGATCCCTTGCAGTTCTGTACCTGTTGTTCTACGAGTCAAGAGCAGTGACCAGTGA
- the EIF2B4 gene encoding translation initiation factor eIF2B subunit delta isoform X6 produces the protein MAAVAVAVREDSGSGMKAELPPRPGAVGREMTKEEKLQLRKEKKQQKKKRKEEKGAEPETGSAVSAAQCQGPTRELPESGIQLGTPGEKVPAGRSKAELRAERRAKQEAERALKQAKKGEQGGPPPKASPSTAGETPSGVKRLPEYPQVDDLLLRRLVKKPERQQVPTRKDYGSKVSLFSHLPQYSRQNSLTQFMSIPSSVIHPAMVRLGLQYSQGLVSGSNARCIALLRALQQVIQDYTTPPNEELSRDLVNKLKPYMSFLTQCRPLSASMHNAIKFLNKEITSVGSSKREEEAKSELRAAIDRSSLVSRILQEAWTEGRRFRVVVVDSRPWLEGRHTLRSLVHAGVPASYLLIPAASYVLPEVSKVLLGAHALLANGSVMSRVGTAQLALVARAHNVPVLVCCETYKFCERVQTDAFVSNELDDPDDLQCKRGEHVALANWQNHASLRLLNLVYDVTPPELVDLVITELGMIPCSSVPVVLRVKSSDQ, from the exons ATGGCTGCTGTGGCCGTAGCTGTTCGCGAGG ACTCGGGATCCGGGATGAAGGCGGAGCTTCCCCCTAGGCCTGGG GCAGTGGGGAGGGAAATGACCAAAGAAGAAAAGCTGCAGCTTcggaaggaaaagaaacagcagaAGAAGAAAcggaaggaagaaaagggggcAGAACCAGAAACTGGCTCTGCTGTGTCTGCAGCCCAATGTCAAG GCCCAACCAGAGAACTGCCAGAATCGGGCATTCAGTTGGGCACTCCTGGGGAGAAAGTTCCAGCTGGTCGGAGTAAGGCCGAACTTCGGGCTGAGCGTCGAGCAAAGCAGGAGGCTGAGCGGGCCCTGAAACAGGCAAAAAAAGGGGAACAAGGAGGACCACCTCCTAAGGCCAGCCCCAGCACAGCTGGAGAAACCCCCTCAG GAGTGAAGCGTCTCCCTGAGTACCCTCAGGTTGATGACCTACTTCTGAGAAGGCTTGTTAAAAAACCAGAGCGTCAACAG GTTCCTACACGAAAGGATTATGGATCCAAAGTCAGTCTCTTCTCTCACCTACCCCAGTACAGCAGACAAAACTCTCTGACCCAGTTTATGAG CATCCCATCCTCTGTGATCCACCCAGCCATGGTGCGACTCGGCCTGCAGTACTCCCAGGGCCTGGTCAGTGGCTCCAATGCCCGGTGTATTGCCCTGCTTCGTGCCTTGCAGCAG GTGATTCAGGATTACACAACACCGCCCAATGAAGAACTCTCCAGGGATCTAGTGAATAAACTAAAACCCTACATGAG CTTCCTGACTCAGTGCCGTCCCCTGTCAGCGAGCATGCACAACGCCATCAAGTTCCTTAACAAGGAAATCACCAGTGTGGGCAGTTCCAAGCGGGAAGAGGAG GCCAAGTCAGAACTTCGAGCAGCCATTGATCG CTCATCTCTGGTATCACGAATTCTTCAGGAGGCTTGGACAGAGGGCCGGCGGTTTCGGGTGGTAGTGGTGGACAGCCGGCCATGGCTGGAAGGAAGGCACACACTACGTTCTCTAGTCCATGCTGGTGTCCCAGCCTCCTACCTGCTGATTCCTGCAGCCTCCTATGTGCTCCCAGAG GTTTCCAAGGTGCTATTGGGAGCTCATGCACTCTTGGCCAACGGGTCTGTGATGTCACGGGTAGGGACAGCACAGTTAGCCCTGGTGGCTCGAGCCCATAACGTACCAGTGCTGGTTTGCTGTGAAACATACAAGTTCTGTGAGCGTGTGCAGACTGATGCCTTTGTCTCTAATGAGCTAG ATGACCCTGATGATCTGCAGTGTAAGCGGGGAGAACATGTCGCGCTGGCTAACTGGCAGAACCACGCATCCCTACGGTTGTTGAATCTAGTCTATGATGTGACTCCCCCAGAGCTTGTGGATCTGGTGATCACGGAGCTGGGGATGATCCCTTGCAGTTCTGTACCTGTTGTTCTACGAGTCAAGAGCAGTGACCAGTGA
- the EIF2B4 gene encoding translation initiation factor eIF2B subunit delta isoform X2, whose protein sequence is MPTQQTAAPSTSAPKPSQSLSGSLCALFSDADSGSGMKAELPPRPGAVGREMTKEEKLQLRKEKKQQKKKRKEEKGAEPETGSAVSAAQCQGPTRELPESGIQLGTPGEKVPAGRSKAELRAERRAKQEAERALKQAKKGEQGGPPPKASPSTAGETPSGVKRLPEYPQVDDLLLRRLVKKPERQQVPTRKDYGSKVSLFSHLPQYSRQNSLTQFMSIPSSVIHPAMVRLGLQYSQGLVSGSNARCIALLRALQQVIQDYTTPPNEELSRDLVNKLKPYMSFLTQCRPLSASMHNAIKFLNKEITSVGSSKREEEAKSELRAAIDRYVQEKIVLAAQAISRFAYQKISNGDVILVYGCSSLVSRILQEAWTEGRRFRVVVVDSRPWLEGRHTLRSLVHAGVPASYLLIPAASYVLPEVSKVLLGAHALLANGSVMSRVGTAQLALVARAHNVPVLVCCETYKFCERVQTDAFVSNELDDPDDLQCKRGEHVALANWQNHASLRLLNLVYDVTPPELVDLVITELGMIPCSSVPVVLRVKSSDQ, encoded by the exons ATGCCAACCCAGCAGACGGCTGCGCCGAGTACTAGTGCCCCCAAACCCTCCCAGAGTCTCTCTGGCTCACTTTGTGCCCTGTTTTCTGATGCAGACTCGGGATCCGGGATGAAGGCGGAGCTTCCCCCTAGGCCTGGG GCAGTGGGGAGGGAAATGACCAAAGAAGAAAAGCTGCAGCTTcggaaggaaaagaaacagcagaAGAAGAAAcggaaggaagaaaagggggcAGAACCAGAAACTGGCTCTGCTGTGTCTGCAGCCCAATGTCAAG GCCCAACCAGAGAACTGCCAGAATCGGGCATTCAGTTGGGCACTCCTGGGGAGAAAGTTCCAGCTGGTCGGAGTAAGGCCGAACTTCGGGCTGAGCGTCGAGCAAAGCAGGAGGCTGAGCGGGCCCTGAAACAGGCAAAAAAAGGGGAACAAGGAGGACCACCTCCTAAGGCCAGCCCCAGCACAGCTGGAGAAACCCCCTCAG GAGTGAAGCGTCTCCCTGAGTACCCTCAGGTTGATGACCTACTTCTGAGAAGGCTTGTTAAAAAACCAGAGCGTCAACAG GTTCCTACACGAAAGGATTATGGATCCAAAGTCAGTCTCTTCTCTCACCTACCCCAGTACAGCAGACAAAACTCTCTGACCCAGTTTATGAG CATCCCATCCTCTGTGATCCACCCAGCCATGGTGCGACTCGGCCTGCAGTACTCCCAGGGCCTGGTCAGTGGCTCCAATGCCCGGTGTATTGCCCTGCTTCGTGCCTTGCAGCAG GTGATTCAGGATTACACAACACCGCCCAATGAAGAACTCTCCAGGGATCTAGTGAATAAACTAAAACCCTACATGAG CTTCCTGACTCAGTGCCGTCCCCTGTCAGCGAGCATGCACAACGCCATCAAGTTCCTTAACAAGGAAATCACCAGTGTGGGCAGTTCCAAGCGGGAAGAGGAG GCCAAGTCAGAACTTCGAGCAGCCATTGATCGGTATGTGCAAGAGAAGATTGTGCTTGCAGCTCAGGCAATTTCACGCTTTGCTTACCAGAAGATCAGTAATGGAGATGTGATCCTGGTATATGGATG CTCATCTCTGGTATCACGAATTCTTCAGGAGGCTTGGACAGAGGGCCGGCGGTTTCGGGTGGTAGTGGTGGACAGCCGGCCATGGCTGGAAGGAAGGCACACACTACGTTCTCTAGTCCATGCTGGTGTCCCAGCCTCCTACCTGCTGATTCCTGCAGCCTCCTATGTGCTCCCAGAG GTTTCCAAGGTGCTATTGGGAGCTCATGCACTCTTGGCCAACGGGTCTGTGATGTCACGGGTAGGGACAGCACAGTTAGCCCTGGTGGCTCGAGCCCATAACGTACCAGTGCTGGTTTGCTGTGAAACATACAAGTTCTGTGAGCGTGTGCAGACTGATGCCTTTGTCTCTAATGAGCTAG ATGACCCTGATGATCTGCAGTGTAAGCGGGGAGAACATGTCGCGCTGGCTAACTGGCAGAACCACGCATCCCTACGGTTGTTGAATCTAGTCTATGATGTGACTCCCCCAGAGCTTGTGGATCTGGTGATCACGGAGCTGGGGATGATCCCTTGCAGTTCTGTACCTGTTGTTCTACGAGTCAAGAGCAGTGACCAGTGA
- the EIF2B4 gene encoding translation initiation factor eIF2B subunit delta isoform X1 has protein sequence MPTQQTAAPSTSAPKPSQSLSGSLCALFSDADSGSGMKAELPPRPGAVGREMTKEEKLQLRKEKKQQKKKRKEEKGAEPETGSAVSAAQCQVGPTRELPESGIQLGTPGEKVPAGRSKAELRAERRAKQEAERALKQAKKGEQGGPPPKASPSTAGETPSGVKRLPEYPQVDDLLLRRLVKKPERQQVPTRKDYGSKVSLFSHLPQYSRQNSLTQFMSIPSSVIHPAMVRLGLQYSQGLVSGSNARCIALLRALQQVIQDYTTPPNEELSRDLVNKLKPYMSFLTQCRPLSASMHNAIKFLNKEITSVGSSKREEEAKSELRAAIDRYVQEKIVLAAQAISRFAYQKISNGDVILVYGCSSLVSRILQEAWTEGRRFRVVVVDSRPWLEGRHTLRSLVHAGVPASYLLIPAASYVLPEVSKVLLGAHALLANGSVMSRVGTAQLALVARAHNVPVLVCCETYKFCERVQTDAFVSNELDDPDDLQCKRGEHVALANWQNHASLRLLNLVYDVTPPELVDLVITELGMIPCSSVPVVLRVKSSDQ, from the exons ATGCCAACCCAGCAGACGGCTGCGCCGAGTACTAGTGCCCCCAAACCCTCCCAGAGTCTCTCTGGCTCACTTTGTGCCCTGTTTTCTGATGCAGACTCGGGATCCGGGATGAAGGCGGAGCTTCCCCCTAGGCCTGGG GCAGTGGGGAGGGAAATGACCAAAGAAGAAAAGCTGCAGCTTcggaaggaaaagaaacagcagaAGAAGAAAcggaaggaagaaaagggggcAGAACCAGAAACTGGCTCTGCTGTGTCTGCAGCCCAATGTCAAG tAGGCCCAACCAGAGAACTGCCAGAATCGGGCATTCAGTTGGGCACTCCTGGGGAGAAAGTTCCAGCTGGTCGGAGTAAGGCCGAACTTCGGGCTGAGCGTCGAGCAAAGCAGGAGGCTGAGCGGGCCCTGAAACAGGCAAAAAAAGGGGAACAAGGAGGACCACCTCCTAAGGCCAGCCCCAGCACAGCTGGAGAAACCCCCTCAG GAGTGAAGCGTCTCCCTGAGTACCCTCAGGTTGATGACCTACTTCTGAGAAGGCTTGTTAAAAAACCAGAGCGTCAACAG GTTCCTACACGAAAGGATTATGGATCCAAAGTCAGTCTCTTCTCTCACCTACCCCAGTACAGCAGACAAAACTCTCTGACCCAGTTTATGAG CATCCCATCCTCTGTGATCCACCCAGCCATGGTGCGACTCGGCCTGCAGTACTCCCAGGGCCTGGTCAGTGGCTCCAATGCCCGGTGTATTGCCCTGCTTCGTGCCTTGCAGCAG GTGATTCAGGATTACACAACACCGCCCAATGAAGAACTCTCCAGGGATCTAGTGAATAAACTAAAACCCTACATGAG CTTCCTGACTCAGTGCCGTCCCCTGTCAGCGAGCATGCACAACGCCATCAAGTTCCTTAACAAGGAAATCACCAGTGTGGGCAGTTCCAAGCGGGAAGAGGAG GCCAAGTCAGAACTTCGAGCAGCCATTGATCGGTATGTGCAAGAGAAGATTGTGCTTGCAGCTCAGGCAATTTCACGCTTTGCTTACCAGAAGATCAGTAATGGAGATGTGATCCTGGTATATGGATG CTCATCTCTGGTATCACGAATTCTTCAGGAGGCTTGGACAGAGGGCCGGCGGTTTCGGGTGGTAGTGGTGGACAGCCGGCCATGGCTGGAAGGAAGGCACACACTACGTTCTCTAGTCCATGCTGGTGTCCCAGCCTCCTACCTGCTGATTCCTGCAGCCTCCTATGTGCTCCCAGAG GTTTCCAAGGTGCTATTGGGAGCTCATGCACTCTTGGCCAACGGGTCTGTGATGTCACGGGTAGGGACAGCACAGTTAGCCCTGGTGGCTCGAGCCCATAACGTACCAGTGCTGGTTTGCTGTGAAACATACAAGTTCTGTGAGCGTGTGCAGACTGATGCCTTTGTCTCTAATGAGCTAG ATGACCCTGATGATCTGCAGTGTAAGCGGGGAGAACATGTCGCGCTGGCTAACTGGCAGAACCACGCATCCCTACGGTTGTTGAATCTAGTCTATGATGTGACTCCCCCAGAGCTTGTGGATCTGGTGATCACGGAGCTGGGGATGATCCCTTGCAGTTCTGTACCTGTTGTTCTACGAGTCAAGAGCAGTGACCAGTGA
- the EIF2B4 gene encoding translation initiation factor eIF2B subunit delta isoform X7, with the protein MVRLGLQYSQGLVSGSNARCIALLRALQQVIQDYTTPPNEELSRDLVNKLKPYMSFLTQCRPLSASMHNAIKFLNKEITSVGSSKREEEAKSELRAAIDRYVQEKIVLAAQAISRFAYQKISNGDVILVYGCSSLVSRILQEAWTEGRRFRVVVVDSRPWLEGRHTLRSLVHAGVPASYLLIPAASYVLPEVSKVLLGAHALLANGSVMSRVGTAQLALVARAHNVPVLVCCETYKFCERVQTDAFVSNELDDPDDLQCKRGEHVALANWQNHASLRLLNLVYDVTPPELVDLVITELGMIPCSSVPVVLRVKSSDQ; encoded by the exons ATGGTGCGACTCGGCCTGCAGTACTCCCAGGGCCTGGTCAGTGGCTCCAATGCCCGGTGTATTGCCCTGCTTCGTGCCTTGCAGCAG GTGATTCAGGATTACACAACACCGCCCAATGAAGAACTCTCCAGGGATCTAGTGAATAAACTAAAACCCTACATGAG CTTCCTGACTCAGTGCCGTCCCCTGTCAGCGAGCATGCACAACGCCATCAAGTTCCTTAACAAGGAAATCACCAGTGTGGGCAGTTCCAAGCGGGAAGAGGAG GCCAAGTCAGAACTTCGAGCAGCCATTGATCGGTATGTGCAAGAGAAGATTGTGCTTGCAGCTCAGGCAATTTCACGCTTTGCTTACCAGAAGATCAGTAATGGAGATGTGATCCTGGTATATGGATG CTCATCTCTGGTATCACGAATTCTTCAGGAGGCTTGGACAGAGGGCCGGCGGTTTCGGGTGGTAGTGGTGGACAGCCGGCCATGGCTGGAAGGAAGGCACACACTACGTTCTCTAGTCCATGCTGGTGTCCCAGCCTCCTACCTGCTGATTCCTGCAGCCTCCTATGTGCTCCCAGAG GTTTCCAAGGTGCTATTGGGAGCTCATGCACTCTTGGCCAACGGGTCTGTGATGTCACGGGTAGGGACAGCACAGTTAGCCCTGGTGGCTCGAGCCCATAACGTACCAGTGCTGGTTTGCTGTGAAACATACAAGTTCTGTGAGCGTGTGCAGACTGATGCCTTTGTCTCTAATGAGCTAG ATGACCCTGATGATCTGCAGTGTAAGCGGGGAGAACATGTCGCGCTGGCTAACTGGCAGAACCACGCATCCCTACGGTTGTTGAATCTAGTCTATGATGTGACTCCCCCAGAGCTTGTGGATCTGGTGATCACGGAGCTGGGGATGATCCCTTGCAGTTCTGTACCTGTTGTTCTACGAGTCAAGAGCAGTGACCAGTGA